One genomic window of Lepeophtheirus salmonis chromosome 5, UVic_Lsal_1.4, whole genome shotgun sequence includes the following:
- the LOC121117228 gene encoding long-chain-fatty-acid--CoA ligase ACSBG2-like: MGYLYNEEATKDSFNEDGHFHIRDLGFVDKDIFYSITSRKEKQLFITAGVENIAPILIEDNIKNFLPVLSNVVAICDLKKFISVFLTFKVNSDKNGQPSTELSNVVKDWCHSLSYEASTVTNIIRDKPLEVISAIQKGIDKANKIAVSNAAKVKKWSLIPRELSMDNGEMGPTLN; encoded by the exons ATGGGATACTTATATAATGAAGAAGCAACCAAGGATTCATTCAATGAAGATGGACATTTTCATATAAGAGATTTAGGATTTGTcgataaagatatattttattcaataacaa GTCGCAAAGAAAAACAACTCTTTATCACTGCTGGAGTTGAAAACATTGCTCCCATCCTAATTGAGGATAATATTAAGAACTTTCTTCCGGTTTTATCAAATGTTGTTGCTATATGCGATCTCAAAAAGTTCATAAGTGTGTTCCTTACTTTCAAAGTTAATAGTGATAAGAATGGACAACCATCGACGGAACTTTCCAATGTAGTAAAGGATTGGTGTCACTCTCTCAGTTATGAAGCTTCTACTGTCACTAATATAATTCGAGATAAACCACTTGAAGTGATAAGTGCAATTCAGAAGGGGATTGATAAGGCTAACAAAATAGCTGTATCTAACGCTGCAAAGGTTAAAAAATGGAGTTTGATTCCAAGGGAATTGAGTATGGATAATGGAGAAATGGGTCCCAccctaaattaa
- the LOC121117880 gene encoding long-chain-fatty-acid--CoA ligase ACSBG2 yields MSNDKIISYSTEKIEDAKEYTTTLPDGSVIIRRKKDDLQPMSVPSFVKHNCLKGGSQIAMAIKRNGDWMRWTYSQYYREIRLAAKAFIKLGLKPFHTVSIYSFNCPEWMISNLGAIFAGGFATGLYPSNSASMNEYLMNNSRCQILVVENNHVLQKVQPILENIKHLLKVVVIEEDGFIADKLSILWRDLIELGKTEEEDQLKQRLHNIAANQCCSIIYTSGTTGNPKGVMISHDMLTYAAKTVVEKHGWTKKISIVSYLPLSHIAANALDIYVVICCRGELYFADKYALKGSLIRTLKEVRPTVFFGVPRVYEKFQEGIEEKISKLKKSQKCITNILKDAAFCYNTTGNKKFIKNLGNQMLYKKIKDSLGLDQCQEFSCGGAPLMPTTTDFFLSLDIVIKVAYGLSECGIFSDFAPSEYKKGTCGSIFPSTQGKFIKKLDENIDGELCIKGRCVMMGYLYNKDATKESFDEDGYFHTGDLGFVDKDGFYSITGRKKELLITAGGENIAPILIEDNIKNFLPVLSNVVAIGDLKKFISVFLTFKVNSDTNGQPSTELSNSVKEWCHSLGYEASTVTNIIRDQPPEVMSAIQKGIDKANEIAVSNAAKVKKWSLIPRELSMDNGEMGPTLKLKRNEFSKIHCKQINNLYA; encoded by the exons ATGTCGAAtgacaaaattatatcttatagtACTGAAAAAATTGAGGATGCTAAGGAATATACAACAACCTTACCTGACGGATCTGTTATTATACGTCGTAAAAAAGACGATCTACAGCCCATGTCGGTGCCTTCGTTTGTTAAACATAATTGTTTAAAAGGTGGAAGTCAAATAGCAATGGCAATAAAGCGTAATGGAGATTGGATGCGATGGACCTACAGTCAATACTATCGAGAAATTCGATTAGCAGCCAAAGCTTTTATCAAATTAGGACTTAAACCATTTCACACAGTCAGCATCTATAGCTTTAACTGCCCAGAATGGATGATTTCTAACTTGGGTGCTATATTTGCAGGAGGATTTGCAACTGGATTGTATCCTTCCAATTCAGCATCTATGAATGAATATCTAATGAACAATTCAAGGTGCCAAATCCTTGTCGTTGAAAATAATCATGTCCTTCAAAAAGTACAGCCAATTCTGGAAAATATCAAACATCTTTTAAAAGTTGTAGTTATAGAAGAAGATGGATTCATAGCGGATAAACTCTCAATCCTATGGCGAGATCTGATCGAACTTGGCAAGACAGAGGAGGAAGATCAACTGAAACAACGGCTCCACAATATTGCTGCTAATCAATGTTGCAGTATAATTTATACCTCAGGAACGACTGGAAATCCAAAAGGAGTCATGATATCTCATGATATGCTTACTTATGCAGCAAAAACAGTTGTAGAAAAACATGGttggactaaaaaaatatccatagttAGCTATTTACCTCTTAGTCACATTGCTGCTAATGCTTTagatatatatgttgttatatgtTGTAGAGGTGAATTATATTTTGCAGATAAATATGCACTGAAAGGATCACTCATTCGTACACTCAAAGAAGTAAGACCAACTGTCTTTTTTGGAGTACCGCGGGTTTACGAAAAATTCCAAGAGggaatagaagaaaaaatcagcaaactcaaaaaatctcaaaaatgtattactaatatattaaaagatgcTGCCTTTTGCTATAATACAACtgggaataaaaaattcatcaagAATCTAGGAAATCAAatgctttacaaaaaaattaaggattcaTTGGGACTGGATCAATGCCAGGAGTTCAGTTGTGGGGGAGCTCCACTTATGCCAACAACGACTGATTTCTTTTTAAGTCTTGATATTGTTATCAAAGTAGCTTATGGGCTCAGCGAATGTGGAATATTCTCTGATTTTGCTCCAtctgaatataaaaaaggaacttGTGGGTCCATTTTTCCATCAACCCAaggtaaatttattaaaaaattggacgAAAATATAGATGGAGAACTTTGTATCAAAGGAAGATGTGTAATGATGggatacttatataataaagaCGCAACCAAGGAATCATTCGATGAAGATGGCTATTTTCATACAGGAGATTTGGGATTTGTCGATAAAGAtggattttattcaataacag GTCGCAAAAAAGAACTCTTAATCACTGCTGGAGGTGAAAACATTGCTCCCATCCTAATTGAGGATAATATTAAGAACTTTCTTCCGGTTTTATCAAATGTTGTTGCTATAGGCGATCTCAAAAAGTTTATAAGTGTGTTCCTTACTTTCAAAGTCAATAGTGATACGAATGGACAACCATCGACGGAACTTTCCAATTCAGTAAAGGAATGGTGCCACTCTCTCGGTTATGAAGCTTCTACTGTCACTAATATAATTCGAGATCAACCACCTGAAGTGATGAGTGCAATTCAGAAGGGGATTGATAAGGCTAACGAAATAGCTGTATCTAACGCCGCAAAGGTTAAAAAATGGAGTTTGATTCCAAGGGAATTGAGTATGGATAATGGAGAAATGGGTCCCACTCTAAAATTAAAGAGAAATgagttttcaaaaattcactgtaaacaaattaataatttatatgcttag